From Bacillus kexueae, a single genomic window includes:
- a CDS encoding DUF5365 family protein gives MKVVLASTEEQERYIEELIEQMYTEIFPMYFPDKKIEEFEQLSVLKPNQSTGYNGTLQEAFQIMSSLQALIAILENAQEAEKNEEKYREMYEKNLQTLEQYGYKFPLSFDQFRSVLVREDDVFSRYIKPANKWII, from the coding sequence GTGAAAGTTGTATTGGCAAGTACGGAAGAGCAAGAACGCTATATAGAAGAACTAATTGAACAAATGTATACCGAGATCTTCCCAATGTACTTTCCAGATAAGAAAATTGAGGAATTTGAACAGTTATCCGTATTGAAACCTAATCAGTCAACCGGATACAACGGAACGTTACAAGAAGCTTTTCAAATTATGTCCAGTTTACAAGCACTTATTGCGATATTGGAAAATGCACAGGAAGCAGAAAAAAACGAGGAAAAATACCGAGAAATGTATGAAAAAAACTTACAAACATTAGAGCAATACGGATATAAATTTCCGCTGTCGTTTGATCAATTCCGTTCTGTTTTAGTAAGGGAAGATGATGTTTTTA
- a CDS encoding class D sortase has product MKWLSFMFIVAGLCFIGFAGWKIINTKVETNQAKEEAKKIVTEASSTTIEHSKDNPYRPENGEEAGLLLIPKLEAELPIIEGTDPDALDKGVGHYEGSYYPNEEGQIVLSGHRDTVFRRMGELEIGDLLVIQLPYGEFTYEMIDTKIVAADDTSIITLQNEKEELILTTCYPFSFIGNAPDRYIIYGKRV; this is encoded by the coding sequence ATGAAGTGGTTGTCGTTTATGTTCATTGTAGCCGGATTATGTTTCATTGGATTCGCCGGCTGGAAAATTATTAATACGAAAGTTGAAACGAATCAAGCGAAAGAAGAAGCGAAAAAAATCGTTACAGAAGCTTCTTCAACAACCATTGAACATTCCAAAGACAATCCGTATCGACCTGAAAATGGGGAGGAAGCAGGGTTATTACTTATTCCAAAGCTTGAAGCAGAACTCCCAATTATTGAAGGAACGGACCCGGATGCTCTAGATAAAGGTGTTGGGCATTACGAAGGAAGCTATTATCCGAATGAAGAAGGGCAAATTGTATTATCCGGACATCGAGATACCGTTTTTCGAAGAATGGGGGAGCTTGAAATCGGGGATTTACTTGTTATTCAATTGCCGTATGGGGAGTTTACGTACGAAATGATTGATACGAAAATTGTTGCAGCAGATGATACGAGTATCATCACACTGCAGAATGAAAAGGAAGAACTGATTTTAACAACATGTTATCCATTCTCCTTTATTGGAAATGCCCCAGACCGATACATTATTTATGGAAAACGAGTATGA
- a CDS encoding pyridoxamine 5'-phosphate oxidase family protein — translation MFQSVITSEQQLRDIIGTPSELVQNKVIHYLDYHCQSFIKSSPLVFISSANKKGECDVSPRGDHPGFVSIVNEHYLLIPERPGNKRADTLTNILENPQIGLLFVIPNMGETLRINGKAMIITDEEHLTSLAVHNKVPKLAIAVHVEECFLHCAKAFIRSNLWNYESWIKKEECPNPAKILADHAKIPNLREEQIANRLKEGYEQRLY, via the coding sequence TTGTTCCAAAGCGTGATCACTTCCGAACAACAATTACGAGATATTATCGGTACACCTAGTGAATTAGTTCAAAACAAAGTCATCCATTATCTCGATTACCATTGTCAATCTTTTATCAAATCTTCACCGCTTGTCTTTATTAGCAGTGCAAATAAAAAAGGCGAGTGTGATGTATCCCCTCGTGGAGATCATCCAGGATTTGTGTCTATCGTTAATGAGCATTATTTGCTAATCCCCGAACGTCCTGGGAATAAACGAGCTGACACTTTAACAAACATCCTTGAAAATCCCCAGATTGGGTTACTTTTTGTCATTCCAAACATGGGGGAAACACTTCGCATAAACGGAAAAGCGATGATTATTACAGATGAAGAGCATCTCACTTCTTTAGCCGTTCACAATAAAGTACCAAAGCTAGCAATAGCCGTTCACGTTGAAGAATGCTTTCTACACTGCGCAAAAGCATTCATTCGCTCCAACCTATGGAACTATGAATCTTGGATTAAAAAAGAAGAATGTCCAAACCCAGCAAAAATACTTGCTGATCACGCGAAAATACCAAACTTGCGAGAGGAACAAATCGCAAACCGATTAAAAGAAGGATACGAACAACGTTTATATTAA
- a CDS encoding RluA family pseudouridine synthase — translation MIRKDQWMIWPAKSDWVSIPLQELLRTTFRVPKGLLHEWRMEKKVKVNGVDPNWTKPLTLGDELAIELFTKETDEVKPENLPLDILYEDDHLIIVNKPPYMNTHPNEEGETGTLGNALSYYFEAKGIKARHIHRLDQNTSGAIIFAKHRFAYALLSQDLLERKIKRTYVAIVHGTKMKESGTIDAPIGRDRHHPVRRRVSKSGQQAITHFHIVKKFPPKYSIVKLTLDTGRTHQIRVHLSSIGHPIVGDQLYGGKTNNMKRQALHAENISLIHPFTNEKIKVEAPLPSDMKALIRNI, via the coding sequence ATGATTCGAAAAGATCAGTGGATGATATGGCCCGCAAAAAGCGACTGGGTCTCCATCCCTTTACAAGAATTATTACGTACGACTTTCCGCGTCCCAAAAGGCCTACTTCATGAATGGCGAATGGAGAAAAAAGTAAAGGTTAATGGAGTAGATCCAAATTGGACCAAGCCGTTAACACTTGGGGACGAATTAGCCATTGAGCTATTTACAAAGGAAACCGATGAGGTAAAACCTGAAAATCTTCCGCTTGATATCTTATACGAAGATGATCACTTAATTATTGTTAATAAACCACCGTATATGAACACACATCCAAATGAAGAAGGTGAAACAGGAACACTTGGCAATGCCCTTTCCTACTACTTCGAAGCAAAAGGAATAAAAGCTCGACATATTCATCGCCTTGACCAAAACACTTCGGGTGCGATTATCTTTGCTAAACATCGATTCGCGTACGCCCTCTTAAGTCAAGACTTACTTGAGCGCAAAATTAAGCGAACGTATGTCGCCATCGTTCACGGAACGAAAATGAAAGAAAGCGGAACAATCGACGCTCCCATCGGTCGCGACCGTCACCATCCTGTCAGAAGAAGAGTTTCGAAAAGTGGGCAACAAGCTATTACTCACTTTCATATAGTGAAAAAATTCCCACCGAAATATTCAATTGTGAAATTAACACTTGATACCGGGCGCACCCATCAAATACGTGTTCACCTATCATCTATCGGCCATCCTATTGTAGGTGATCAGCTTTATGGCGGGAAAACGAACAACATGAAACGTCAAGCTCTTCATGCTGAAAACATCAGTCTTATTCACCCATTTACAAATGAAAAGATTAAGGTGGAGGCTCCGCTTCCTTCAGACATGAAAGCACTTATTAGAAATATTTAA
- a CDS encoding (Fe-S)-binding protein, translating to MITNSEKQKIATHFQNRMDDDELLNCMRCGFCLPSCPTYIETNRQEVHSPRGRIALMKAVKDGVIEPNEEVEQSLNMCLGCRACEPVCPSGVKYGHLLEEARDIIYQSKEYSKFNRWVRNFLFQALIPNQRRLRKTVSLIGVYQRSGIQKVARKMGVLNLLPSHIKTMEKTLPNIPSYKELASQPRNVKPIGLRKTRIAFFRGCLMDAMFYETNQATIKLLQLAGCEIVIPPKQTCCGALHGHSGEKEQAKELAKRNIEAFEQLDVDYIVTNAGGCGAFLYEYDHLLKNDSEWNERAKGFVQQIKDVTDILVELKFHEQFSLQLPSQIVTYQDSCHLRNVMKTVHSPRTLLKSIQGIQFKEMKEADRCCGSAGTYNIVQPEMSMQILDHKMGRVRETNATTIVTANPGCLLQMKIGIERENRNDLRAVHIVDLILEAVKNKKHE from the coding sequence ATGATCACAAATAGCGAAAAACAAAAGATAGCGACTCATTTTCAGAACCGTATGGATGATGACGAACTATTGAATTGTATGAGATGTGGATTTTGTTTACCTTCATGCCCAACTTATATTGAAACAAACCGCCAAGAGGTTCATTCACCAAGAGGTAGGATTGCCCTCATGAAAGCTGTCAAAGATGGGGTGATTGAGCCAAATGAAGAGGTAGAGCAATCGTTAAACATGTGTCTAGGTTGTCGCGCGTGTGAGCCTGTATGTCCTTCTGGCGTTAAATATGGACATTTGTTAGAAGAGGCTCGAGACATTATTTATCAATCGAAGGAATATTCGAAGTTCAATCGATGGGTGCGTAATTTTCTTTTTCAAGCTCTAATCCCAAATCAAAGAAGATTGCGTAAAACTGTTTCACTTATTGGGGTCTATCAACGCTCAGGTATCCAAAAAGTTGCAAGAAAAATGGGAGTTTTAAATCTATTACCCTCCCATATAAAGACAATGGAAAAGACGTTGCCAAATATTCCTTCATATAAAGAGTTAGCTAGTCAACCACGAAATGTGAAACCGATAGGCCTCCGGAAAACAAGAATTGCTTTCTTCCGAGGATGTTTGATGGATGCGATGTTTTATGAAACGAACCAAGCAACGATTAAACTGCTTCAGTTAGCAGGATGTGAAATTGTTATTCCTCCCAAACAAACATGTTGCGGAGCTCTTCATGGACATAGTGGTGAAAAAGAGCAAGCAAAGGAGTTAGCGAAACGTAATATAGAAGCTTTTGAGCAATTAGATGTCGACTATATAGTAACGAATGCAGGTGGGTGTGGAGCATTTCTATATGAATATGATCATTTATTAAAAAATGATTCGGAATGGAATGAGCGTGCGAAAGGGTTCGTTCAACAAATTAAAGATGTGACAGATATTCTAGTAGAGTTGAAGTTTCATGAACAATTCTCACTACAACTTCCAAGTCAAATTGTTACTTACCAAGATTCATGTCATTTACGTAATGTTATGAAAACGGTACATTCTCCAAGAACATTATTAAAGTCCATACAAGGAATACAATTTAAAGAGATGAAGGAAGCGGATCGTTGCTGTGGTTCTGCAGGTACGTACAATATTGTACAACCTGAAATGTCTATGCAAATACTGGATCATAAAATGGGTAGGGTAAGGGAAACAAATGCAACTACAATTGTTACCGCTAACCCAGGTTGCTTACTTCAAATGAAGATAGGAATAGAAAGAGAGAACCGAAATGATTTGAGAGCAGTTCATATTGTAGACCTTATTTTAGAAGCAGTGAAGAATAAAAAACATGAATAG
- the glcD gene encoding glycolate oxidase subunit GlcD, with amino-acid sequence MDRGGTELLNEVKNQIIQIVGSENVQDTPAALLAYSYDATPNYQSLPDAVVSPRNKEEVAKILKLCNEHNIPVIPRGSGTNLCAGTCPVEGGVVLLFHHMNQIIEIDEENLTATVQPGVITQDLIEEVENKGLLYPPDPSSMKISTIGGNINENSGGLRGLKYGVTRDYVLALEVVLPNGEIIQTGGKLAKDVAGYDLTRLFVGSEGTLGVVTEAILKLLPLPESKKTMLALYQDLEACARTVSRIIASKIIPTTLEFLDKATIEVVEDYTKVGLPTDVEAILLIEQDGIEEVVLRDMEKMKQICLEEQAISVRLAHSEDEANELRIARRSALSALARLKPTTILEDATVPRSEIAKMVKAIKEIADKWQVQICTFGHAGDGNLHPTCLTDIRNQEEMNRVEKAFEEIFEKAVELGGTITGEHGVGAMKAPYLQLKLGENGVAAMKAVKQALDPKSIMNPGKIFAKNERKRVVVS; translated from the coding sequence ATGGATAGAGGTGGAACAGAATTGTTAAATGAAGTAAAAAATCAAATAATCCAAATAGTTGGAAGTGAAAATGTACAAGATACACCTGCGGCGCTTCTAGCTTATTCCTATGATGCCACACCAAACTATCAATCATTACCTGATGCAGTCGTATCTCCTAGAAACAAAGAAGAAGTTGCGAAAATCCTTAAACTCTGTAACGAACATAACATCCCGGTGATACCGCGTGGTTCGGGGACAAATCTATGTGCGGGAACATGTCCTGTTGAAGGTGGAGTCGTTTTATTATTTCATCATATGAACCAAATTATCGAAATTGACGAAGAAAATTTAACTGCAACAGTTCAGCCAGGGGTCATTACTCAAGATTTAATTGAAGAGGTAGAGAATAAAGGACTTTTATATCCTCCTGATCCAAGTTCGATGAAGATTTCAACGATTGGGGGAAATATCAATGAAAACTCAGGTGGTTTAAGAGGATTAAAGTACGGTGTGACGAGAGACTATGTGTTAGCACTTGAAGTGGTTTTACCGAACGGAGAAATAATTCAGACAGGTGGAAAGCTTGCTAAAGATGTTGCAGGGTATGATTTAACTCGTTTGTTCGTGGGTTCAGAAGGAACTTTAGGAGTTGTGACAGAAGCGATACTTAAATTACTTCCTCTACCTGAGTCTAAAAAAACAATGCTAGCATTATATCAAGATTTAGAGGCTTGTGCTCGGACGGTTTCCAGAATCATCGCAAGTAAAATAATCCCTACTACACTTGAATTTTTAGATAAAGCAACGATTGAGGTTGTTGAAGACTACACAAAAGTGGGTTTACCGACAGATGTGGAAGCCATTTTATTGATCGAACAGGATGGGATTGAAGAGGTGGTCCTTCGTGACATGGAAAAAATGAAACAAATTTGCTTAGAAGAACAAGCAATTTCCGTTCGACTTGCTCATTCAGAAGATGAAGCGAATGAACTAAGAATCGCCAGGAGGTCTGCTCTATCAGCACTTGCACGATTGAAGCCCACAACTATTTTAGAGGATGCAACGGTTCCAAGATCTGAAATTGCTAAAATGGTTAAAGCTATTAAAGAAATAGCAGATAAATGGCAGGTTCAAATTTGTACATTTGGACATGCAGGTGACGGAAATTTACATCCTACTTGTCTAACCGATATACGGAATCAGGAAGAGATGAATCGAGTTGAAAAAGCGTTTGAAGAGATTTTTGAAAAAGCGGTTGAACTAGGTGGAACGATTACAGGTGAACATGGGGTAGGGGCAATGAAAGCACCGTATCTTCAGTTGAAATTGGGAGAGAACGGGGTAGCGGCGATGAAAGCTGTTAAGCAGGCACTTGATCCGAAATCAATCATGAATCCTGGGAAAATATTTGCGAAAAATGAACGGAAGCGAGTGGTGGTTTCGTAA